One stretch of Euphorbia lathyris chromosome 7, ddEupLath1.1, whole genome shotgun sequence DNA includes these proteins:
- the LOC136235190 gene encoding protein ACCUMULATION AND REPLICATION OF CHLOROPLASTS 6, chloroplastic: MEAVRYSGFATPRLVASPIPYPPPRKTSKFFPKTTCSASKWADRLLSDFQFFATPSENSSDLQHSLSSSTATLVPPPLPPTERHLSIPLHFYQVLGAETHFLGDGIRRAYESRVSKPPQYGFSQDALVSRRQILQAACETLADPKSRREYNQGLIDDEEETIITEIPWDKVPGALCVLQEAGDTEVVLEIGESLLRERLPKSFKQDVVLAMALAFVDISRDAMAFTPPDFVSGSEMLERALKLLQEEGASNLAPDLQAQIDETLEEIAPQCVLELLALPLGDEYRTKRAEGLHGVRNILWTVGGGGAAAVAGGFTREDFMNEAFLRMTAAEQVDLFTATPNNIPAESFEVYAVALALVAQAFIGKKPQLIADADGLFRQLQQIRVTGQGNPASVYNPKQNHEIDFALERGLCSLLVGEIDECRAWFGLDSDNSPYRNPQILDFMMENSQDDDDSDLPGLCKLLEIWLMEVVFPRFRDTKNMQCKLGDYYDDPTVLRYLERQEGGGRSPLAAAAAIVKIGAEATAVIDNVRASAIQALQKVFSHNQDEKNIELQERDSINYPVPAVEGEEYPEQHDPYINAAISGKYTYDEVPEEVSITDSIKDASVKIMGAGAAIAVLTLIGLRFSSTRKDFVARNKEISSATTSGTINVGIAVDDEPVQGLPRMDARFAEGLVRKWQNIKSLAFGSNHSLEKLPDVLDGEMLKTWTERAAEIAQLGWVYDYTLLDLTIDSVTVSVDGQQAVVEATLKELACLTDPVHPENNASKNTTYTTRYEMSCTNSGWKITGGAIMM; encoded by the exons ATGGAGGCCGTGAGATACAGCGGTTTTGCTACTCCAAGATTAGTTGCCTCTCCTATTCCTTATCCACCACCAAGAAAGACATCCAAATTCTTCCCTAAAACCACCTGTTCCGCCAGCAAATGGGCCGATCGTCTCCTCAGCGACTTTCAATTCTTTGCTACTCCTTCCGAAAACTCCTCCGACCTCCaacattccctttcttcttccaCCGCAACTCTTGTCCCTCCTCCTCTTCCCCCTACTGAGCGTCATCTTTCAATTCCTCTTCATTTCTATCAG GTGTTAGGAGCTGAGACTCATTTTCTTGGAGATGGTATTAGGAGAGCTTATGAATCTAGGGTTTCTAAACCGCCTCAGTACGGCTTTAGTCAGGACGCATTGGTTAGCCGTAGACAGATTCTACAAGCTGCTTGTGAAACCCTTGCGGACCCTAAATCAAGAAGAGAATACAATCAGGGGCTGATTGATGACGAGGAGGAAACTATAATTACTGAAATTCCATGGGACAAA GTTCCTGGGGCTCTTTGTGTGTTGCAAGAAGCAGGGGATACTGAGGTTGTTCTTGAAATTGGAGAGAGTTTGCTAAGAGAGAGACTGCCCAAGTCCTTCAAGCAAGATGTTGTATTAGCTATGGCGCTTGCCTTTGTGGACATTTCCAGGGATGCTATGGCATTTACTCCGCCGGATTTTGTCAGTGGCTCTGAGATGCTTGAGAGAGCTTTGAAGCTCTTGCAG GAGGAAGGAGCAAGTAACCTAGCTCCAGATTTACAAGCACAAATCGACGAGACATTGGAGGAGATTGCCCCTCAATGTGTGTTGGAACTTCTAGCCTTACCACTCGGTGATGAATATCGAACGAAGCGGGCAGAGGGTCTTCATGGAGTGCGCAATATATTATGGACTGTTGGAGGAGGGGGAGCTGCAGCAGTTGCTGGAGGATTCACACGTGAAGATTTTATGAACGAGGCCTTCCTGCGCATGACAGCTGCTGAGCAG GTCGATCTATTCACAGCAACACCAAATAATATCCCCGCTGAAAGTTTTGAAGTTTATGCAGTGGCACTTGCCCTTGTTGCACAAGCTTTTATTGGTAAGAAGCCTCAGCTTATCGCAGATGCTGATGGCCTATTTCGACAGCTTCAACAGATTAGAGTAACAGGTCAAGGGAATCCTGCATCAGTATATAATCCCAAACAAAATCATGAGATAGACTTTGCCCTAGAGAGGGGCCTATGTTCGCTTCTTGTAGGGGAGATTGATGAGTGTCGTGCATGGTTTGGCCTAGACAGTGATAACTCACCTTACAGGAATCCTCAAATTTTAGATTTTATGATGGAAAATTCACAGGATGATGATGACAGTGATCTTCCGGGGCTTTGTAAACTTTTGGAAATTTGGTTGATGGAAGTCGTTTTCCCAAGATTCAGAGATACCAAAAATATGCAGTGTAAGCTCGGGGACTATTATGATGATCCCACAGTCTTGAGATATTTAGAGAGGCAGGAAGGAGGTGGTCGTTCGCCCTTGGCTGCAGCTGCAGCCATTGTGAAGATTGGGGCCGAGGCTACAGCTGTTATTGATAATGTAAGGGCTAGTGCAATTCAGGCCTTGCAGAAGGTGTTTTCTCACAATCAGGATGAGAAGAACATAGAGTTGCAAGAAAGAGATAGCATAAATTATCCAGTTCCTGCTGTAGAGGGTGAAGAATATCCGGAACAACATGATCCATATATTAATGCTGCAATTTCTGGAAAATATACGTACGATGAAGTGCCTGAAGAAGTATCAATTACTGATAGCATAAAAGATGCAAGTGTTAAGATCATGGGTGCTGGTGCAGCAATTGCAGTGTTGACTTTAATTGGCTTAAGATTTTCGTCCACCAGGAAGGATTTTGTTGCTCGGAATAAAGAAATTAGTTCAGCAACGACCTCTGGAACCATCAATGTGG GAATCGCAGTAGACGACGAACCTGTCCAGGGATTGCCCAGAATGGATGCAAGATTTGCAGAGGGTTTAGTTCGCAAGTGGCAGAACATTAAATCTCTGGCATTTGGATCCAATCACTCTCTAGAAAAATTGCCCGAT GTTTTGGATGGCGAGATGTTGAAAACCTGGACGGAACGTGCTGCTGAAATAGCACAACTTGGTTGGGTGTATGATTATACTCTATTGGACCTTACGATTGACAGTGTAACAGTCTCTGTAGATGGGCAACAAGCAGTAGTTGAAGCAACTCTCAAAGAGTTAGCTTGTTTAACTGATCCGGTTCACCCAGAGAATAATGCCTCAAAAAACACTACCTACACAACAAGATACGAGATGTCTTGTACAAATTCGGGATGGAAAATCACTGGAGGGgcaattatgatgtaa